gtctctgtaagtttgtataaaaccaaaagctttgatcgcctcatcaaagcgaatattccaactctgagatgcttgcaccagtccatagatggatcgttggagcttgcatactttgttagcatccttacgATCAACAAGACCTTTTgattgcatcgtatacaactcttccttaagaaacccgttaaggaatgttgctttgatgtccatttgccagatctcataatcataaaatgtggcactagctaacataattctaacagacttaagcattgctatgggtgagaaagtctcatcgtagtcaacaccttgaacttgtcgaaaaccctttgcgacaagtcgagttttatagacggtgacattaccatcaccgtctgtcttcttcttaaagatccatttattctcagtgacttgtcgatcatcggacaagtccaccaaagtccatactttgttctcatacatggatcatatctcggatttcatggcctgaagccatttgtcggaatccgggctcatcatagcttctacatagttcataggttcgctgttgtctaacaacatgattttcaggactagactaccataccactctggtgcggaacctaCCTTGGTCGACCTACGAattttagtagtaacttgatccgaagtttcatgatcatcatcattagcttcctctttggttggtgtaggcatcacgagaactgCTCTCTGTGATGTCCTACCTTCCAAATCgaaagaaggtacaattaccacatcaagttctactttcctcccactcacatctttcaagagaaattccttctctagaaaggacccattcttggtaacaaagatcttgccctcaaatctgtggtagaaggtatacccaatggtctctttagggtatcctatgaagaagcacttctccgcttcgggttcgagcttatcaggctgaagtctCTTGACATAAGTGTcgtatccccaaactttaagaaatgatagcttaggtttcttgccaaaccacaactcatacggtgtcatctcgacggatttagaaggtgtcctatttaaagtgaatgcggttgtctctaatgcataaccccaaaacgatagtggcaaattggcaagagacatcatagaatgcaccatatccaatagagtacgattacgacgttcagatacaccattatgctttggtgttccaggtggcgtgagctgtgaaacaattccacattgtcttaaatgcataccaaactcgtaactcaaatattcagctccacgatcagatcatagaaactttatttccttgttacaatggttctccacttcactctaaaattccttgaaattttcaaatgttttagacttgtgtttcattaagtaaatatacccgtATATAATCAAAGcatttgtgaaggtaagaaaataacgatatccaccgcgtgcttcaacactcatcggactgcatatagcggtatgtattatttccaataagtcactagctcgctccattgttccagagaacgcagttttagtcatcttgtccatgaggcatggttcacatgtctcaaatgattcataatcaatatattccaaaagtccatcggcatggagtttattcatgcactttacactacctaagcggcagtgccacaaatatgtgatactatcattattaactttgcatctttcagcatcagtattatgaatatgtgtatcactacgatcgagatttaacaagaataaaccattcacaaggggtgcatgaccataaaagatattactcatatgaatagaacaaccattgttctctgacttagatgaataaccgtctcacaataaacaagatccagatataatgttcatgctcaatgaaggcaccaaataattattatttaggtttaaaactaatctcgaaggtagatgtagaggtaatgtgccgatggtgatcacatcaaccttggaaccatttccgacgcgcatcgtcacctcgtccttagccagtctttgtTTATTCCATAGCCCCTGTTtagagttacaaatattagcaattgaaccagtatcaaatacccaggcactactacgagcactagtaaggtacacatcaataacatgtatatcaaatacacctttgttgacgttgccagccttcttatctgctaagtacttggggcagtttcgcttccagtgaccattccccttgcagtagaagcactcagtctcaggtttggttccagccttgagtttcttcacgggagtggaaactgtcttgccattcttcttgaagtttcccttgcctttcttcaaactagtggtctttctaaccatcaacacttgatgctcctttttgaattctaccttcgcggccttaagcatcgcgagctcgggaatcattttctccatcccttgcatattataattcatcacaaAGCCCTTATAACTTGGTGGCggtgactggagaactctgtcaatgaccgtgtcatctggaagattaactcccaactgagtcaagagATTGTGaaatccagacattctgagtatatgctcactaatagaactgttctcctccatcttgcagctaaagaacttgtcggaggtgtcatacctctcaacccgggcgtgagcttgaaatACCAATTAAAGCTCCTGGAacgtctcatatgctccatggtgctAAAAATGTCCTCGGggccccggttctaagccataaagcatggcgcactgaactatcgagtagtcgtcaAAACGtgcctgccagatgttcacaacatccacagacgatgctgAAGGGGGTGcggcacctagcggtgcatcaaggacataagccttctgtgcaaaaatgaggataatcctcaagttacggatccaatacgcatagttgcttccatcatctttcaacttagctttctctaggaatgcattaaagtTCAGGGGAATTACAGCACGGGCCGTTGATCTACAACACAATTACAAAGATAGTTAAGACTAAGTCCAATGATAATTAGTTGAGTTAATCAAATTActgatgaactcccacttaaatcaacatccctcgagtcgtttaagtgatacatgatccaaatcaactaatccatgtctggtcatcacgtgagatggggtactcatcaatggtgaacatctccatgttgatcatatctactatatgaatcatgttcgacctttcggtctcctgtgttctgaggtcatgtctgtacatgctaggctcatcaagttgaACCCAAGTATTCTgtatgtgtaaaactggcttacacccgttgtatgcgaacgtagagtctatcacactcgatcatcatgaAGTGCTACAGAACGACGAACTTCTGCAAAAATGCATACTTACGGAGAACACGatttcttgaaattaagtgaaggggtcATATCATAATgttaccgtcgtcctaagcaaaataagatgtataaaaagataaatatcacatgcaatcaatatgtgacatgatatggccattatcatctgatgcctttgatctccatctccaaagcaccgacatgatctccatcatcaccagcatgacaccatgatctccatcatcgtgtcgtcacgtggtcgtctcaccaactattgcttctacaactattgctaacgcgtagcgataaagtaaagcaattacatgacaattaataaattaaagacaaccctatggctcctgccggttgtagaactcatcgacatgcaagtcgttaacctattacaaaacatgatcatctcacacatcaacatatatcacatcacgtttttggccataccacatcacaacatgctctgcaaaaataagttagatgtcctctactttgttgttgctaattttatgtggctgctatgggcaactagcaagaactaTTCTCACCTAtgcaaagccacaatggtgataatAAATTTGCCTTtaaaccttctacaaggaccgcctttgtcaAATTAGATTAAACTAAAGTAGGGGAGATAGacatccgctagccaccttatgcaaaacaagttgcatgtcagtcgatggaaccggtctcatgtgcgaggACATGTAAATTTGGTCCGAGCCTAtttatcccacaataccgccgaatccaaATAATACAAGAGAGGTAAACAATTTGAGCTTCaatgcccacaactctttgtgttctactcgtgcatatacatctacgcataaacctagctcatgatgccactattgggtaacgttgcatgaaatcaaaaaaaattcctatgaacacccaagatctatctaggagaagcataacaaagagaggggagagtgtgtatacgtaccctcgtagaccgttaagctaAGTGTATatcatgcggttgatgtagtcgtacttgtcATGATCCAATCGCGATCCAAGTCGATGAAGTACCGAACGGGtgacacctccgcgtttagcacacgtacggctcgatgatgtctcctcctCCCTGATCCAGCAAGCAagggaggagaagtagatgggattgCCGGCAACATGAGGGTGGGACGGTGATGGCGGTGGAGTGATTCCGGCAGGGCTACACCGAGCGCTACCGAAACAACGAAGACGGAGGAGTTATAAAGTAACGGGAGGGAGAGGGGGCCAAGGGCTTGTGTGTGCTCTTGGGGGCGCCCCCtctcctctatatataggtggaggggtatGTTAGCcagccctccaagccctaggggcACACCAAGGGGGgagttggactcctagtccaattccATCCTTTTCCATACACCTGTGGACTTTCCACCTCTCCCAAGCCACAGGGCCGTGAGAGACTTGTGCGCCTCCCTTTAGCCCATGCTGACCCTTGGAACGTGGTGGAACCCTTGGTGGACTTCCGGACTCCTTCGGAAGTTTCTGGAACCttttggaagcttcccggtacaatccCGAAAGAACTGTAACTTTTTCCAGAACCCTgaaaacaactttccatatataaatcattaccttctgaccattccggagctcctcatgacgtcctggatcccatccgggactccgaacaacattcggtcaccaacatgcatatcccaatattactctagcgtcaccgaacattaagcgtgcggaccctacgggttcaagaatcatgtagacatgaccgagacacctctccggtcaataatcaatagcagaacctagatgtccatattggtttttacatattccacgaagatctttaatcggttgaaccacgatgccaaggattgtgttaatcccgtatgcaattccctttgtccggcgatatgttacttgctcgagattcgaacgtcggtatcttcatacctagttcaatctcgttactgacaagtctatTTAGTTGTTCCGTAATACAATGTCTGGTTACTAACTCATTAGCcgcattgcttgcaagctctttacgatgttgtattaccgagagggcccagagatatctctccgtcacacggagcaaCAAATTCTAGTCTCGATCCGTGCAACCCAATAGACACCTTCgaatatacctgtagagcatctttatgatcatctAGTTATGAagcgacgtttgatagcacacaaggtattcctccggtatctgcgatttgcatgatctcatggtcttaagaatagatacttgacattaagaaagctatagcaataaactcAATTGATGTGATCGAatgctaagcttatggttgggtcttgtccatcacataattctcctaatgatgtgatcctgttatcaaatgacaactcatgtctatggttaggaaaccttaaccatctttgatcaacgaggtagtctagtagaggctcactagggtcatagtatttgtttatgtattcacacatgtatttaagtttccggtcaatacaattcccgcaaaaaaatatttatcatgaataGAAAAATATgacaataaccaatttattattgcctctagggcatatttccaacgggGGGCGCCACAAAGAGGGAAGGAGTTCCCCTCCTTGCGCCGGTCTAGGGAGGAGGAGTCCTGTCCCACTCCAATTCAGCCTCCCAAgtgggaaagggggggggggggctccccctgCTGGGCCCTTGTGGTCCAATTCTCCTTCCACCACTTGGatttttaaggcccgttgatatttaattAAGTCTAAAAGCGTCCTAAATATTATTAGAGCCTTTTATTACTAATTTAACATCTctgaaaacattttccacctatatattatttatcagtAATAACCGGTTTTGCCCGGTAAACTCTGAACCCTTCCGATGACCCTGAAACGCTTTCGATTCCTTTCGAAACTATTCTGAATATCACTGAAACTATTTCACAAATATATACTTATTATTCTCATCCTTGTAACACTTagcagatcgtgattaccttaagttTGTGACCATGTAGGCTCGGTAAAATATGGACATGAACAAAAAAACCTTTTGATACACTGCATATGCAAATACTGTTTCTGTTCGGATTACAGGAGACAGTAGAGAAATCATGAACTACTCCAACTTCAAACATTCGGGTCAGTTGTGCAATAAAAATACTACCTTTGCATGTTGAGGACTATACCTATGTCTAAATCACCATCAATTTACAAATGGGGTTAAAGAATGTACTACTTCAAAAGCATAAGAATTATCAGTCTAAAGAGAATATGCACACTGAACATCTGTCTCTTCTTTTCCAAAATAGAGGGAACGAGAGAAATAACTAATCTACCTAGTCCAACGTTTGGAATGCAGCATCACTTCAATGACGAGAGACATACTCGCGAGCATCTGGCACTCCCCTTCACCTCACACACTGCTCAACTCAATTTGAATCTGAATGTGTCCTGCATGCACAGATGCATCCTGGATGCCATTCTGCTGCACCGGGTCAGGCTCTATGCCCCCAACATTTTTGCCGCTTCCTTCGACACCCCCGGAATTATCACTGCCATCTACAGGGAAGGGTTGTGGAACAGGGCTGGGGTCGCCACCCATGGTATTCTGCAACGGACGAGACTCATCTTCGGCCTTTGTCAACCCAGTGCATTTGGCATGAATTGACCTCATAATGCTTATCAACAACATTAGAGTTGAAATGGATACTGTGATGACGAAGAGACCGGAGAAGCTTTGGAAAGTCAGAGGCATGGAGCCCATGTCAGGGACCATGCTAGGACCCATTGGAGGTGAAGCTGAGCCGAACCATTTTCTTTTGATTCGTGAGCCCTCATCCCCTCCTGCTAGGTGCAGGATAGCAGTCGAAAGATTGTGCACTAGCGGAGAACCTAGATGGAATGCCTGGAGATAAGAACACGATGTCAGCAACTTATTTTGTATCTAGATTGCAGCATAGCACTGCAAGAACAAATCAGGAATATACCAAGGCATTAAGGTTGAGTAGCTTACAAAGCCAAATCCCGAAGTCTTGTATATGGATCCAAGCATCCTAAAATCATTTTCGTACCGACGGTCAGAGAGGAAAGAAGTTAAATAAGGGATCTCATCTGTGATAGCTGACACCCCTCCATTCTTGGACCCCATCTTCAAAGCAGTAGCATATTCTTCTTTCGTTGTGTAGTTCCTTAACCTGCTTTCACTGAAATTATGATTGACCAAGAAGGACCGCACAAATGAATCATCTTGGTATCCTACAAAGTCACCACTGCTCCTGAGCTGGTCTAGATCTGTCATCAAAGGACGGAGCCTCTTTGCGGTCAGTATGGATGACAGGCTTGCTGTGTAGCTTTGTACAAGAATCAGCACCACAAAGCACCATACCACCACAACAATTTTTGACAAGGGGCTTTTAATAATAGGACATGTGCATGGAATAACCAAAAGATTATATAATCTTAGAACTATGATGAGAAACTAATTAAAATACTTATTATAAAGCCTCAAATTAATTCTGTCAGGAAGTTTAAGCTTAAAGTACTCACCATGAGAAAATGTCAAAGTTGAGAAAATGAAGTAGAGGGTAGTGCTACATTGTCTCGATCTTGATCCTTGGTACTCCTGATTTTTGGGCAGTTCAATCATCCACACAACAAAGCTAGTATAGAAGAAGAAGACAATTGTTGCAAACCAAAGCCTCCCATTTAGTGGCTTTACAAATGTCCAACGGATTGTATCCAGTTCATCCTCGGCAAGCACAAGCATAGACACACCTGACTGTGTGTATGGCATTGTAAAGTCTGTGGTAGTGACTCGTTCCGCGGTTATGGTCACATCGCCTACTGCACCGTCATACATCTGTTTAGGATAGATGAAAATTAGCAGAGATGAGAAGGTATTTAGGTACTACAAGAAATTACAATGTTGACAAAATAGTACTCGTATAAGGATGAGATGAAAGTGGTGTAGGATAAgccttactgagggagtcctggattagggggtgttcgggtagccggactataccttcagccggactccgggactatgaagatacaagatggaagactacgtcctgtgtccggatgggactttccttggcgtggaaggcaagcttggcgatgcggatattcaagatctcctaccattgtaaccgactctatgtaaccctaaccctatccggtgtctatataaaccggagggttttagaccataggacaacttcatcaactccatagacaacaatcataccataggctagcttctagggtttagcctccttgatctcgtggtagatcaactcttgtactacccatatcatcaatattaatcaagcaggacgtagggttttacctccatcgagagggcccgaacctaggtaaaacatcgtgttccctgcctcctgttaccatccggcctagacgcacagttcgggaccccctacccgagatccgccggttttgacaccgacattggtgctttcattgagagttcctctgtgccgtcgcaatcaggaaggatgcctcctcccgtctttaaagacggcgccgttactaagggagccttggctgtcggccagactctccggctaggtggtttcctcatgaccgcatgttcggctgttgcatcgacggtgacctctcgggtcatcaaaagcaacctacacgttagctcggagctcgtcgagcagctagatccaatggagctctcttccataaacgagctcttggatcgcatcgccgccatgggggtcgctacggattacgaccaggttgggcttaaacccgatctaagagaaattaactctccccaggtcacccaccatgttgtcgtggtagagatgcagtgcggcgacccttcatctattttaaggactagctacgtccaaattcccgacccctccaagccggatacccgtggagggggagatgtaactcaagacctgagcttaggatcaagcaacgggccagattcattggacaacatccaagaatccgaacttcagagttcggaaactcttcggcctctgaATCTTGGATTGGGTAAGGTTTTAGATTTaatgacacccgcccacccgatcataagcgatctctcccaaatcaggcagaggctcgacgaaacagtacatcattactggaccagattcctcctggttatgaacaggacaaAGGATtgccacgaggaagacgcaatctcaattttctgcagtaattgcacggacaagggaatccttaacgccgtaagtcatcgtgatattacacgcttcgctgacttggcgtccatagtacaaaaatactgtgcgatggaaagcgcctggaaaactgaaaaaaaaaaatgggataatccggccttgaatagtaaccccgtccgaactaagagggtgcatcatcataggacacccgggataaacaccaaaaagccaaaaccctctacagggcatggaaccgtactggaaagatggctcaatggaccctgtagaattcacagtacagaggatgccacaccaactcacagccttaaagcatgttggatactccggcaagtggccaagatcggcgaggacctcttaattccggaggctgcagaaagccagcccaaggacaccagtaccgttctcatagtcttcgagactttcgcatcaaaaaatgtgcgaaaaagaacactccgcagcctcgccgaagtctatcaagttgcaacaataaatccatggagcgacactgccattaccttcaacgcaagtgatgaacctagattccgaacagcccgagcaccagccgcattggtcctcagtcccatagtggacggctttcgcctcaccaaggtgctcatggatggaggcagcggactgaacctcatttatgaggaaacccttcaaaaaatggaaatagactagaaccgcgtcgagcgaagcagcacaagctttagaggaataatccccagtcgggaagcgcgctgcataggaaaaatcacactagatgtggtgttcggcacgccggataattacaggtccaaagaagttacgtttcaggtggccccgtttaagagcggatatcacgctttactagggcgggaagcattcacaatcttccaagcaataccccattacgggtacatgaagcttaagatgcccgggccgaacggaattatcactctagctag
The sequence above is drawn from the Triticum aestivum cultivar Chinese Spring chromosome 7A, IWGSC CS RefSeq v2.1, whole genome shotgun sequence genome and encodes:
- the LOC123154027 gene encoding glutamate receptor 2.8-like → MEGPAAVLVLLSLLALWSSAGAVASLPGAVVPAPVRVGVVLDLRSDVGRERRACISMALDDFHAAHAGSGDARVELRVRDSRGDLATAAHAAEDLIKNGQVQAIIWGLGTLSKSDHAAHLGHRYNHVPVLSFSGVSPALCAFWTEDLVAASGGHAMFGFTLGSDTITFPSPRTGRRISRKLATRKSRKKCRGKTGLKIAVPLKLGFQVFVNVIDPVSKKQNVTGYSIDIFEAAMRNLRPRPCYIFFVFGGTYDELVGNVSFGMYDGAVGDVTITAERVTTTDFTMPYTQSGVSMLVLAEDELDTIRWTFVKPLNGRLWFATIVFFFYTSFVVWMIELPKNQEYQGSRSRQCSTTLYFIFSTLTFSHGEIIKSPLSKIVVVVWCFVVLILVQSYTASLSSILTAKRLRPLMTDLDQLRSSGDFVGYQDDSFVRSFLVNHNFSESRLRNYTTKEEYATALKMGSKNGGVSAITDEIPYLTSFLSDRRYENDFRMLGSIYKTSGFGFAFHLGSPLVHNLSTAILHLAGGDEGSRIKRKWFGSASPPMGPSMVPDMGSMPLTFQSFSGLFVITVSISTLMLLISIMRSIHAKCTGLTKAEDESRPLQNTMGGDPSPVPQPFPVDGSDNSGGVEGSGKNVGGIEPDPVQQNGIQDASVHAGHIQIQIELSSV